A genomic segment from Brevundimonas mediterranea encodes:
- a CDS encoding O-antigen ligase family protein has protein sequence MHASPVQIDDSDAPPAWEQWAAGFVVFMLTGALIAPVIAPDQGETPILRLIWLPVYAVTAGLIVFRFEKIIRAWPAWLMVGGLVGLAYVSQYWSIDPGVTDRRVIALAINSAFAVYLGAVFRDAALPRVLMHTCLVMAVGSLIMVFAFPRIGVHQYDNAGLWRGLWYEKNQMGLVMVVGAVSAAASLAADHLAGNGRKPWVALLTFALTTLLVVATQSKTSLLCWMLGVGMVGGWWTLKQGGAAVTVAAVWLGVVIAAVGTWFWNTDSAAILEALGKDPSLTGRTLIWEALMRKVAERPWTGYGFSAFWGVDSIPAREIRLETQWPVPSAHNGWIDLLVQLGWPGAVAVGTLMAVSAVMILIRMNGLGAREGFWSVGYLAVFFALSLSESVLLTHANLPWVLMLAILARAVTFDPVPVRPPLARPATRAYQNRLRIASDYVNGRRPLRF, from the coding sequence GTGCACGCCTCGCCCGTCCAGATCGATGATTCGGACGCCCCGCCCGCCTGGGAACAGTGGGCGGCGGGCTTCGTCGTCTTCATGCTGACCGGCGCCCTGATCGCCCCGGTCATCGCCCCGGACCAGGGCGAGACCCCGATCCTTCGCCTGATCTGGCTGCCCGTCTACGCCGTCACCGCCGGCCTGATCGTGTTTCGCTTCGAAAAAATCATCCGCGCCTGGCCCGCCTGGCTGATGGTCGGCGGCCTCGTCGGCCTGGCCTATGTCTCGCAGTACTGGTCCATCGATCCCGGCGTCACCGACCGGCGCGTCATCGCCCTGGCGATCAACAGCGCCTTCGCCGTCTATCTGGGCGCGGTCTTCCGGGACGCGGCCCTGCCCCGCGTCCTGATGCACACCTGTCTGGTCATGGCGGTCGGCAGCCTGATCATGGTCTTCGCCTTTCCCCGCATCGGGGTTCACCAGTACGACAACGCCGGTCTGTGGCGCGGCCTCTGGTACGAGAAGAACCAGATGGGCCTGGTCATGGTGGTCGGCGCGGTCTCGGCCGCCGCCAGCCTGGCCGCCGACCATCTGGCCGGAAACGGGCGCAAGCCCTGGGTCGCCCTGCTGACCTTCGCCCTGACCACGCTTCTGGTCGTGGCCACCCAGTCCAAGACCTCGCTGCTGTGCTGGATGCTGGGCGTCGGCATGGTCGGCGGCTGGTGGACGCTGAAACAGGGCGGCGCGGCCGTGACCGTCGCGGCCGTCTGGCTGGGCGTGGTGATCGCCGCCGTCGGGACCTGGTTCTGGAACACCGATTCCGCCGCCATTCTCGAAGCCCTGGGCAAGGACCCGTCCCTGACCGGCCGGACCCTGATCTGGGAGGCCCTGATGCGCAAGGTCGCCGAACGCCCCTGGACCGGTTACGGCTTCAGCGCCTTCTGGGGCGTCGATTCCATTCCCGCCCGCGAGATCCGGCTGGAGACCCAGTGGCCCGTCCCCTCGGCCCACAACGGCTGGATCGACCTGCTGGTCCAGCTGGGCTGGCCCGGCGCGGTCGCCGTCGGAACCCTGATGGCCGTGTCCGCCGTCATGATCCTGATCCGTATGAACGGCCTGGGCGCGCGCGAGGGGTTCTGGAGCGTCGGCTATCTGGCGGTCTTCTTCGCCCTCAGCCTGTCCGAGAGCGTCCTGCTGACCCACGCCAACCTGCCCTGGGTGCTGATGCTGGCGATTCTGGCCCGCGCCGTGACCTTCGATCCGGTTCCGGTGCGACCGCCGCTTGCTCGACCGGCGACACGCGCCTACCAGAACCGGCTCCGAATCGCCTCAGACTATGTGAATGGCCGACGACCTCTTCGCTTTTGA
- a CDS encoding amino acid ABC transporter substrate-binding protein, with protein MRVLTIGVMAAALLTAACGRGNPDPTPETASQTLPTPSVATDRPDSPTLIAVKRRGRLNCGVHQGLVGFAYTDNRGQWRGFDADFCRAMAAAIFGDGNAVRFVPLSASDRFAALKEGRVDVLWRNSSWTMSRDAGEGFVFAGINYYDGQGFLVRRSLSLASATELNGARICVQAGSTAQANADDFFRSRGIAYRPVVLPSEEAARDAYGREDCDALSADISALAAARTVLADSQAHTILSDVVSKEPLGPVVRAGDERWADVVRWTLNAVVLAEEFGVTQENAEALSKTSNDPRIKRLLGSEGEYGALLGLSDDWAKDAILSVGNYGQIFDRNLGSQSPLDLARGLNAQWNARPAGLIYGLPIR; from the coding sequence ATGCGGGTCTTGACGATCGGAGTTATGGCGGCGGCCCTGCTGACGGCGGCCTGCGGACGCGGGAACCCCGACCCGACGCCGGAAACCGCCTCGCAGACCCTGCCGACGCCCAGCGTGGCCACGGATCGCCCCGACAGCCCGACCCTGATCGCGGTCAAGCGACGCGGGCGGCTGAACTGCGGCGTGCATCAGGGGCTGGTCGGCTTCGCCTATACCGACAACCGCGGTCAGTGGCGTGGGTTCGACGCCGACTTCTGTCGCGCCATGGCGGCGGCCATCTTCGGCGACGGGAACGCGGTTCGGTTCGTGCCCCTGTCTGCGTCCGACCGGTTCGCGGCGCTGAAGGAAGGCCGAGTGGACGTGTTGTGGCGCAATTCGTCCTGGACCATGAGCCGGGACGCCGGCGAGGGCTTCGTCTTCGCGGGAATCAACTATTACGACGGCCAGGGCTTCCTGGTGCGGCGGTCTCTGAGCCTGGCCAGCGCCACGGAACTGAACGGCGCCCGGATCTGCGTCCAGGCGGGATCGACAGCCCAGGCCAACGCCGACGACTTCTTCCGCTCGCGCGGCATCGCCTATCGCCCGGTGGTTCTGCCCAGCGAGGAGGCGGCGCGGGACGCCTATGGCCGGGAAGACTGCGACGCCTTGAGCGCCGACATATCGGCCCTGGCCGCCGCCCGCACGGTTCTGGCGGATTCTCAGGCGCACACGATATTGTCAGACGTGGTGTCTAAGGAGCCGCTGGGGCCCGTCGTCAGGGCCGGGGACGAGCGCTGGGCCGACGTGGTGCGATGGACCCTGAACGCCGTCGTCCTGGCCGAGGAATTCGGGGTCACGCAGGAGAACGCCGAAGCCTTGTCGAAGACGTCGAACGACCCGCGCATCAAGCGTTTGCTGGGGTCTGAGGGCGAATACGGCGCCCTGCTGGGCCTGTCCGACGACTGGGCGAAGGACGCCATACTGTCGGTCGGAAATTACGGCCAGATCTTCGACCGGAACCTGGGTTCGCAATCGCCGCTCGACCTGGCGCGCGGATTGAACGCACAGTGGAACGCGCGGCCGGCCGGCTTGATCTATGGATTGCCGATCCGTTAA
- a CDS encoding SAM-dependent methyltransferase, with product MSVATVDIEAAAARTPRMFAMLLRLLASNWTFGRLTVHLPNGETHVLDGERPGPSGVLEIKDYGFARRVLAAGDIGFAEAYMAGEWDSPHLAALLETLVENYDHIRRLFDGNWLMMAVNWLAHRRNRNSRTGSKKNIHAHYDLGNAFYQTWLDPSMTYSSARFERADAPLEAAQKAKYAALARMMDLKPGMSVLEIGCGWGGFAEFAAREIGAQVTGVTISKEQHDFARQHLFNAGLSERATIDLMDYRDVQGRFDRVASIEMFEAVGMEYWPTYFEKIHDVLNPGGRAGLQIITIQEPLFEEYNARTDFIQKYVFPGGMLPSEERLKPVVAAAGLNWGPIERFGLDYAETLKLWDDRFQAAWADIRRIVGFDERFRRLWRFYLAYCEAGFRSRRTDVVQLVLDRA from the coding sequence ATGAGTGTCGCCACCGTCGATATCGAGGCCGCCGCCGCCCGCACCCCGCGCATGTTCGCCATGCTGCTGCGTCTGCTGGCGTCGAACTGGACCTTCGGCCGCCTGACCGTTCACCTGCCCAATGGCGAGACCCATGTGCTGGACGGCGAACGCCCCGGCCCCAGCGGCGTGCTCGAGATCAAGGACTACGGCTTCGCCCGCCGCGTCCTGGCCGCCGGCGACATCGGCTTCGCGGAAGCCTATATGGCCGGCGAATGGGACAGCCCCCATCTGGCCGCCCTGCTGGAGACCCTGGTCGAGAACTACGACCACATCCGCCGCCTGTTCGACGGCAACTGGCTGATGATGGCGGTCAACTGGCTGGCCCACCGCCGCAACCGCAACAGCCGGACCGGGTCGAAGAAGAACATCCACGCCCATTACGACCTGGGCAACGCCTTCTACCAGACCTGGCTCGACCCCTCGATGACCTATTCGTCGGCCCGGTTCGAGCGGGCGGACGCCCCTCTCGAGGCCGCGCAGAAGGCCAAATACGCCGCCCTGGCCCGGATGATGGACCTGAAGCCGGGCATGTCGGTGCTCGAGATCGGCTGCGGCTGGGGCGGTTTCGCCGAGTTCGCCGCCCGCGAGATCGGCGCCCAGGTCACCGGCGTGACGATTTCGAAGGAACAGCACGACTTCGCCCGCCAGCATCTGTTCAACGCCGGCCTGTCGGAACGCGCGACCATCGACCTGATGGACTATCGCGACGTCCAGGGCCGGTTCGACCGCGTCGCCTCGATCGAGATGTTCGAGGCCGTCGGCATGGAATACTGGCCGACCTATTTCGAAAAGATCCACGACGTCCTGAACCCCGGCGGCCGGGCGGGTCTCCAGATCATCACCATCCAGGAGCCCCTGTTCGAGGAATACAACGCCCGCACCGACTTCATTCAGAAATACGTCTTCCCCGGCGGCATGCTGCCGTCGGAAGAGCGGCTGAAGCCGGTCGTCGCCGCCGCCGGCCTGAACTGGGGCCCTATCGAACGGTTCGGCCTGGACTATGCCGAGACGCTGAAACTCTGGGACGACCGATTCCAGGCCGCCTGGGCCGACATCCGTCGCATCGTCGGCTTCGACGAGCGGTTTCGCCGTCTGTGGCGCTTCTATCTGGCCTATTGCGAAGCGGGCTTCCGCTCGCGCCGGACCGATGTGGTGCAACTGGTGCTGGACCGCGCCTGA
- a CDS encoding dicarboxylate/amino acid:cation symporter, whose product MTETKPGGIALHWLMLIGFTVGLGGGLWVNLALGADTAWVVWVTDNITGPAGQIFLRLLFMMVIPLLFSALVIGVAEMGDLNSLGRAGIKTLLLTILVSGIAVVIGLVMVNLLQPGRGVDPAMAQQLLEQGRDGAAGIVQNAPETIQLGDFFLGLVPSNAVTAAAENQILPLMVFALFFGIGLVMAKSPATDRLQEVIEGLLEVTMKLINLFIKLAPFAIACLMFNLAALFGWDLLVRLAAFVGVAVGAMAIHMFVVYPLVIWLLGGRSPIAFFRAVREPMVVAFSTASSNASLPVSLKAAEQELKLPRKIARFVLTVGATANQNGTALFEGVTVLFLAQFFNVELSLTQQVIVMLVCILGGIGTAGVPAGSLPVVAMILVMVKVPPEGIGLILGVDRFLDMCRTTLNVTGDLVLATVVSRGEKDDPVEPVEPAAPEDLPGAARRGLKHGTAG is encoded by the coding sequence ATGACCGAGACGAAACCTGGGGGCATAGCCCTCCACTGGCTGATGCTGATCGGCTTCACCGTCGGCCTGGGCGGGGGGCTGTGGGTCAATCTGGCGCTGGGCGCCGATACGGCCTGGGTGGTCTGGGTCACCGACAACATCACAGGACCGGCGGGGCAGATCTTCCTGCGCCTGCTGTTCATGATGGTCATCCCGCTGCTGTTCTCGGCCCTGGTGATCGGGGTGGCCGAGATGGGCGACCTGAATTCGCTGGGACGGGCGGGGATCAAGACCCTGCTGCTGACCATACTGGTTTCGGGCATCGCGGTGGTGATCGGCCTGGTCATGGTCAATCTGTTGCAGCCCGGCCGGGGCGTCGATCCCGCCATGGCGCAGCAGTTGCTGGAACAGGGACGCGACGGCGCCGCCGGCATCGTCCAGAACGCGCCGGAGACCATTCAACTGGGCGACTTCTTCCTGGGACTGGTGCCGTCCAACGCGGTCACGGCGGCGGCGGAGAACCAGATCCTGCCCCTGATGGTCTTCGCCCTGTTCTTCGGCATCGGCCTGGTCATGGCCAAGAGCCCTGCAACCGACCGCCTGCAAGAGGTGATCGAGGGGCTGCTGGAAGTGACGATGAAGCTGATCAACCTCTTCATCAAACTGGCGCCCTTCGCCATCGCCTGCCTGATGTTCAACCTGGCGGCCCTGTTCGGCTGGGATCTGCTGGTGCGTCTGGCGGCCTTCGTCGGCGTCGCCGTCGGGGCCATGGCGATCCACATGTTCGTCGTCTATCCGCTGGTCATCTGGCTGCTGGGCGGGCGTTCGCCGATCGCCTTCTTCAGGGCCGTGCGCGAGCCGATGGTGGTGGCCTTCTCCACCGCCTCGTCCAACGCCTCGCTGCCGGTGTCGCTGAAGGCGGCCGAGCAGGAGCTGAAACTGCCCAGGAAGATCGCCCGTTTCGTCCTGACGGTCGGCGCTACCGCCAACCAGAACGGCACGGCCCTGTTCGAGGGGGTGACGGTGCTGTTCCTGGCCCAGTTCTTCAACGTCGAACTGAGCCTGACCCAGCAGGTCATCGTCATGCTGGTCTGTATCCTGGGCGGGATCGGCACGGCCGGGGTGCCGGCGGGTTCGCTGCCGGTGGTGGCCATGATCCTGGTCATGGTGAAGGTGCCGCCGGAAGGGATCGGCCTGATCCTGGGGGTCGACCGTTTCCTGGACATGTGCCGGACCACGCTGAACGTCACCGGCGATCTGGTGCTGGCCACGGTGGTCTCGCGCGGCGAGAAGGACGATCCGGTCGAGCCGGTCGAGCCTGCGGCGCCCGAAGATCTTCCGGGGGCCGCCCGACGCGGCCTGAAGCACGGAACGGCGGGCTGA
- a CDS encoding FAD-binding oxidoreductase, protein MQTPAPSPAVLDELKAALGPGGWTQDPEVIAPALTEWRNRWTGHTPILLTPRSTEETARAVAICAREGVAITPQGGGTGLVGGQIPFGEVLLSTRKMRAVRDVTPLDDAMTVEAGLTLLEAQQAATAAGRYFPLSLAAEGSATIGGVISTNAGGTQVLRYGMMRDLVLGLEAVMPNGEIFRGLKRLRKDNTGYDLKQLLIGAEGTLGVVTAATLKLFPIMRSRAVAVVGLETAAASVELLARAKAETGGGVEAFELMKRLGMELVLKNIPDTREPLDSTPDWYVLIEIASGTPGGAEAQMEALLEVAFEQGLITDAAIAQNDAQRAAFWRLREEHSAALKPEGGGWKHDVSVPISRIAEFIDEASAAVERFHPGARISVFGHVGDGNLHYDILPGVGQDIPAFIGRWKEGSQVVHDVVGTYDGSISAEHGLGRLKTEEVKRYKSPLEIETMAALRRAIDPKRIMNPAVLF, encoded by the coding sequence ATGCAGACGCCCGCCCCCTCTCCCGCCGTTCTGGACGAACTGAAAGCCGCCCTGGGTCCGGGCGGCTGGACCCAGGATCCCGAGGTCATCGCCCCGGCCCTGACCGAATGGCGCAACCGCTGGACCGGCCATACGCCGATCCTGCTGACCCCGCGTTCGACCGAGGAGACGGCCAGGGCGGTCGCCATCTGCGCCCGCGAAGGCGTGGCCATCACGCCCCAGGGCGGCGGCACCGGCCTGGTCGGCGGCCAGATCCCCTTCGGTGAAGTCCTGCTGTCGACTCGCAAGATGCGCGCCGTCCGCGACGTCACCCCCCTGGACGACGCCATGACGGTCGAGGCCGGCCTGACCCTGCTGGAGGCGCAACAGGCGGCGACGGCCGCCGGCCGCTATTTCCCGCTCAGCCTCGCGGCCGAGGGGTCGGCCACCATCGGCGGCGTCATCTCCACCAACGCCGGCGGCACCCAGGTGCTCCGCTACGGCATGATGCGCGACCTGGTGCTGGGCCTTGAGGCCGTCATGCCCAATGGCGAGATCTTCCGGGGCCTGAAACGCCTCAGGAAGGACAACACCGGCTACGATCTGAAACAGCTGCTGATCGGCGCCGAGGGCACCCTGGGCGTCGTCACCGCCGCCACCCTGAAACTCTTCCCCATCATGCGTTCGCGCGCCGTCGCCGTCGTCGGCCTGGAGACGGCCGCCGCCTCCGTCGAACTCCTCGCCCGCGCCAAGGCCGAGACCGGCGGCGGGGTCGAGGCCTTCGAGCTGATGAAGCGTCTGGGCATGGAACTGGTGCTCAAGAACATCCCCGACACCCGTGAACCGCTGGACTCGACGCCCGACTGGTACGTCCTGATCGAGATCGCCTCCGGGACGCCCGGCGGCGCCGAGGCCCAGATGGAGGCCCTGCTGGAAGTCGCCTTCGAGCAAGGCCTGATAACCGACGCCGCCATCGCCCAGAACGACGCCCAGCGCGCCGCCTTCTGGCGCCTGCGCGAAGAACATTCGGCGGCGCTGAAGCCCGAGGGCGGCGGCTGGAAACACGACGTCTCCGTCCCCATCAGCCGCATCGCCGAATTCATCGACGAAGCCTCGGCCGCCGTCGAACGCTTCCACCCCGGCGCCCGGATCTCGGTCTTCGGCCACGTCGGCGACGGCAATCTGCACTATGACATCCTGCCCGGCGTGGGCCAGGACATCCCCGCCTTCATCGGTCGCTGGAAGGAAGGCTCGCAAGTGGTTCACGACGTTGTCGGAACCTATGACGGCTCCATCTCCGCCGAACACGGCCTGGGCCGGCTGAAGACCGAAGAGGTCAAACGCTACAAATCCCCCCTCGAGATCGAAACCATGGCCGCCCTCCGCCGCGCCATCGACCCGAAGCGGATCATGAACCCGGCGGTGCTGTTCTAA
- the sseA gene encoding 3-mercaptopyruvate sulfurtransferase: MTQSSPLISTADLAALMEDPTLRIVDGSWHLDGRDAQADFDQARLPGAVFFDLEAVSDHGSDLPHMLPTAAAFAEAVGALGIAATDTIVIYDTIGLRSAPRVWWTFRLMGATNVRVLDGGLPLWRAEGRPLVSGPAQTPTPASFNASRRSDAVADLPTVLAALTGEAQILDARPAARFAGQAAEPRAGLRSGHMPGALNLPFLSVIGEDGRLLEPEALRARFSDAGVTFDRPIITSCGSGVTAAILTLALATLDAPSSLYDGSWAEWGSRTDTPVVLD, translated from the coding sequence ATGACCCAGTCTTCGCCCCTGATCTCGACAGCCGACCTCGCCGCCCTGATGGAGGATCCGACGCTGCGGATCGTCGATGGGTCCTGGCATCTGGACGGCCGCGACGCCCAGGCGGACTTCGACCAGGCCCGGCTGCCCGGCGCGGTCTTCTTCGATCTCGAGGCGGTCTCGGACCACGGCTCGGACCTTCCGCACATGCTGCCGACGGCCGCCGCCTTCGCCGAGGCGGTCGGAGCCCTCGGCATCGCCGCGACCGACACCATCGTCATCTATGACACGATCGGCCTGCGCTCCGCCCCGCGCGTCTGGTGGACCTTCCGGCTGATGGGGGCGACGAACGTGCGGGTGCTGGACGGCGGCCTGCCGCTCTGGCGGGCCGAAGGGCGGCCTCTGGTCTCGGGTCCGGCGCAGACGCCGACCCCGGCGTCGTTCAACGCATCACGACGCAGCGACGCGGTCGCCGACCTGCCGACCGTCTTGGCGGCCCTGACCGGCGAGGCGCAGATTCTGGATGCGCGGCCGGCGGCCCGGTTCGCCGGTCAGGCGGCGGAACCCCGCGCCGGCCTCCGCTCCGGCCATATGCCGGGCGCGCTGAACCTGCCCTTCCTCTCCGTGATCGGCGAGGACGGACGACTTCTGGAGCCCGAGGCCCTGCGCGCCCGGTTCAGCGACGCCGGGGTGACCTTCGACCGCCCGATCATCACCAGCTGCGGCTCGGGCGTCACCGCCGCGATCCTCACCCTGGCCCTGGCCACGCTCGACGCGCCATCGAGTCTCTACGACGGCTCATGGGCCGAATGGGGGTCCCGGACCGACACCCCCGTCGTTCTCGACTGA
- the parE gene encoding DNA topoisomerase IV subunit B codes for MADDLFAFDDTPEAPKPEAPKPVAVTPPQAAPAPAPKPVPTPVAAAPTAPAPTAGAQNAYSASSIEVLEGLEPVRKRPGMYIGGTDERALHHLFAEVLDNAMDEAVARHAKLITVELDADGYLSVRDDGRGIPVDPHPKHPGKSALEVVMTVLHSGGKFSGKAYETSGGLHGVGVSVVNALSEHLDVTVWRDGFEWKQSFSRGNVLGPIQQVQPSRKRGTQIRFKPDDEIFGMGAAFKPARLFRMARSKAYLFRGVEIKWTCAPERITDATPTQALLHFPGGLADALIDRIGELETVTPTFAGRAERQGEAGAFEWAVTWSPIGFGEADGFIQSYCNTVSTPDGGTHEAGFRAALVKGLKSYGELTNEKRAAIITAEDVTANAGALISVFIRNPEFQGQTKDRLSSPEGARLVEQLLRDPLDHWLTESPKQANALLGFVVDRAEDRLRRRKDKEVQRAAATRKLRLPGKLSDCSRQSAQGTELFIVEGDSAGGSAKQARDRTTQAILPLRGKILNVASATADKLRQNIELSDLALALGVQPGNRFNIDDLRYERIVIMTDADVDGAHIAALLITFFYRVMPETIRQGRVFMALPPLYRISAGPLSEYARDDAHRDELLATVFKGKKTEIGRFKGLGEMMASQLKETTMDPKKRTLARITVPDAETSVEDLVERLMGKRADARFQFIQENAQFVKEDLDV; via the coding sequence ATGGCCGACGACCTCTTCGCTTTTGACGACACGCCCGAGGCGCCCAAGCCCGAGGCGCCCAAACCTGTCGCGGTGACGCCGCCCCAGGCTGCGCCCGCCCCTGCGCCAAAACCAGTCCCGACGCCTGTCGCCGCAGCCCCGACCGCCCCGGCCCCGACCGCAGGCGCCCAGAACGCCTATTCCGCCTCCTCCATCGAAGTGCTGGAAGGGCTCGAGCCCGTTCGCAAACGCCCCGGCATGTATATCGGCGGCACCGACGAACGCGCCCTGCACCACCTGTTCGCCGAAGTCCTCGACAATGCGATGGACGAGGCCGTGGCCCGTCACGCCAAGCTGATCACCGTCGAACTGGACGCCGACGGCTATCTGTCGGTCCGCGACGACGGCCGGGGCATCCCGGTCGATCCCCACCCCAAACATCCCGGCAAGTCGGCGCTGGAGGTGGTGATGACCGTCCTCCACTCGGGCGGCAAATTCTCCGGCAAGGCCTATGAGACCTCGGGCGGCCTGCACGGCGTCGGCGTCTCGGTCGTCAACGCCCTGTCCGAGCACCTGGACGTCACAGTCTGGCGCGACGGCTTCGAGTGGAAACAGTCCTTCTCGCGCGGCAATGTCCTGGGTCCGATCCAGCAGGTCCAGCCGTCCAGGAAGCGCGGCACCCAGATCCGCTTCAAGCCGGACGACGAAATCTTCGGCATGGGCGCGGCCTTCAAGCCCGCCCGCCTGTTCCGCATGGCCCGCTCCAAGGCCTATCTGTTCCGCGGCGTCGAGATCAAATGGACCTGCGCGCCCGAGCGGATCACCGACGCCACACCGACCCAAGCCCTGCTCCACTTCCCCGGCGGTCTGGCCGACGCCCTGATCGATCGAATCGGCGAGCTGGAGACCGTCACCCCCACCTTCGCCGGCCGCGCCGAGCGTCAGGGCGAGGCGGGCGCCTTCGAATGGGCCGTCACCTGGTCCCCCATCGGCTTCGGCGAGGCGGACGGCTTCATCCAGTCCTACTGCAACACCGTCTCCACCCCCGACGGCGGCACCCACGAGGCCGGCTTCCGCGCCGCCCTGGTCAAGGGTCTGAAATCCTACGGCGAACTGACCAACGAGAAGCGCGCCGCCATCATCACGGCCGAGGACGTCACCGCCAACGCCGGCGCCCTGATCAGCGTCTTCATCCGCAATCCCGAATTCCAGGGCCAAACCAAGGACCGCCTGTCCTCGCCCGAGGGCGCCCGCCTGGTCGAACAGCTGCTGCGCGACCCGCTGGACCACTGGCTGACCGAAAGTCCCAAACAGGCCAACGCCCTGCTCGGCTTCGTCGTCGATCGCGCCGAAGACCGGCTGCGCCGCCGCAAGGACAAGGAGGTCCAGCGCGCCGCCGCCACCCGCAAGCTGCGCCTGCCCGGCAAGCTGTCGGACTGCAGCCGCCAGTCGGCCCAGGGCACCGAACTCTTCATCGTCGAAGGCGATTCGGCCGGCGGCTCGGCCAAACAGGCGCGCGACCGCACCACCCAGGCCATCCTGCCCCTGCGCGGCAAGATCCTGAACGTCGCCTCCGCGACCGCCGACAAGCTGCGCCAGAACATCGAACTGTCCGACCTGGCCCTGGCCCTGGGCGTCCAGCCCGGCAATCGGTTCAATATCGACGACCTGCGCTACGAGCGGATCGTCATCATGACCGACGCCGACGTGGACGGCGCCCATATCGCGGCCCTGCTGATCACCTTCTTCTACCGGGTCATGCCCGAGACCATCCGTCAGGGCCGGGTCTTCATGGCCCTGCCGCCGCTGTACCGGATCTCGGCCGGTCCCTTGAGCGAATACGCCCGCGACGACGCCCACCGCGACGAACTGCTGGCCACCGTCTTCAAGGGCAAGAAGACCGAGATCGGCCGGTTCAAGGGCCTCGGCGAAATGATGGCCTCCCAGCTGAAGGAGACCACCATGGACCCGAAGAAGCGCACCCTGGCCCGGATCACCGTCCCCGACGCCGAAACCAGCGTCGAGGATCTGGTCGAACGCCTGATGGGCAAGCGCGCCGACGCCCGCTTCCAGTTCATCCAGGAAAACGCCCAGTTCGTGAAGGAAGACCTGGACGTCTGA
- the metC gene encoding cystathionine beta-lyase, whose product MSPHSDRTRLISSATRRGQGRRPVNPPIERASTMLSDRAETMRDDADGPTYGLDGGSAARQLRAALADLEGAADAFIVPSGLAAVTVPLLALTRPGDEVITSDAIYGPSRRFLARYQAARGVTTRFLPADTDAAGLIAALGDRTRLVLMESPASLTFEMIDVAAVASACRNRGVLTVIDNTWGAGLAFKPLAYGVDVSIQALTKYVSGHSDVLMGGIAASVPACLRAVADTIEDLGWHVSPDDAWLALRGLRTLPLRYAEQGRSGLIVAEWLQARPEVARVLYPPLPGAVGHDLWTRDFTGAASLMGVVLKGGHTAAACAFLDALSLFGMGYSWGGFESLITHETHQMAYRDHPPILEGELIRLHIGLEDPADLIADLEHGFAAFRAALTLP is encoded by the coding sequence ATGTCGCCGCATTCGGACCGCACCCGTCTGATCTCGTCCGCCACCCGGCGGGGCCAGGGACGCCGCCCGGTCAACCCACCCATCGAACGCGCCTCGACCATGCTCAGCGACCGGGCGGAGACCATGCGGGACGACGCCGATGGTCCGACCTACGGCCTGGACGGCGGCTCGGCCGCGCGCCAGCTGCGCGCCGCCCTGGCCGATCTGGAAGGCGCGGCCGACGCCTTCATCGTCCCGTCCGGCCTCGCCGCCGTGACCGTGCCCCTGCTGGCCCTGACCCGGCCGGGCGACGAGGTGATCACGAGCGACGCGATCTATGGCCCGTCCCGCCGGTTCCTGGCCCGCTACCAGGCCGCGCGCGGGGTCACGACCCGCTTCCTGCCCGCCGATACGGATGCGGCGGGCCTGATCGCCGCCCTCGGCGACCGCACCCGTCTGGTCCTGATGGAATCGCCCGCCTCCCTGACCTTCGAGATGATCGATGTGGCCGCCGTGGCGTCCGCCTGTCGCAACCGCGGCGTCCTGACCGTGATCGACAACACCTGGGGCGCAGGCCTGGCCTTCAAGCCCCTGGCCTACGGCGTCGATGTCAGCATCCAGGCCCTGACCAAATATGTCTCCGGCCATTCCGACGTCCTGATGGGCGGGATCGCCGCCAGCGTCCCCGCCTGCCTGCGCGCCGTCGCCGACACGATCGAGGATCTGGGCTGGCACGTCTCGCCCGACGACGCCTGGCTGGCCCTGCGCGGCCTGCGCACCCTGCCGCTGCGCTATGCCGAACAGGGGCGGTCGGGCCTGATCGTCGCCGAGTGGCTGCAGGCCCGGCCCGAGGTGGCCCGCGTCCTCTATCCGCCCCTGCCCGGCGCGGTCGGCCATGACCTGTGGACGCGGGACTTCACCGGCGCCGCCTCCCTGATGGGCGTGGTGCTGAAGGGCGGACACACGGCCGCAGCCTGCGCCTTCCTCGACGCCCTTTCCCTGTTCGGCATGGGCTATTCCTGGGGCGGGTTCGAAAGCCTGATCACTCACGAAACCCACCAGATGGCCTATCGGGATCATCCGCCGATCCTGGAGGGCGAGCTGATCCGCCTTCACATCGGGCTGGAAGACCCCGCCGACCTGATCGCCGACCTCGAACACGGCTTCGCCGCCTTCCGCGCGGCGCTCACCCTTCCTTAA